One window from the genome of Nomascus leucogenys isolate Asia chromosome 12, Asia_NLE_v1, whole genome shotgun sequence encodes:
- the PPIE gene encoding peptidyl-prolyl cis-trans isomerase E isoform X1, with amino-acid sequence MATTKRVLYVGGLAEEVDDKVLHAAFIPFGDITDIQIPLDYETEKHRGFAFVEFELAEDAAAAIDNMNESELFGRTIRVNLAKPMRIKEGSSRPVWSDDDWLKKFSGKTLEENKEEEGSEPPKAETQEGEPAAKKARSNPQVYMDIKIGNKPAGRIQMLLRSDVVPMTAENFRCLCTHEKGFGFKGSSFHRIIPQFMCQGGDFTNHNGTGGKSIYGKKFDDENFILKHTGPGLLSMANSGPNTNGSQFFLTCDKTDWLDGKHVVFGEVTEGLDVLRQIEAQGSKDGKPKQKVIIADCGEYV; translated from the exons ATGGCCACCACCAAGCGCGTCTTGTACGTGG GTGGACTGGCAGAGGAGGTGGACGACAAAGTTCTTCATGCTGCGTTCATTCCTTTTGGAGACATCACAGATATTCAGATTCCTCTGGATTATGAAACAG aAAAGCACCGAGGATTTGCTTTTGTTGAATTTGAGCTGGCAGAG GATGCTGCAGCAGCTATCGACAACATG AATGAATCTGAGCTTTTTGGACGTACAATTCGTGTCAATTTGGCCAAACCAATGAGAATTAAGGAAGGCTCTTCCAGGCCAG TTTGGTCAGATGATGACTGGTTGAAGAAGTTTTCTGGGAAGACGCTTGAAGAGAATAAAGAGGAAGAAGGGTCAGAGCCTCCCAAAGCAGAGACCCAGGAA GGAGAGCCTGCTGCTAAAAAGGCCCGGTCAAATCCTCAGGTGTACATGGACATCAAGATTGGGAACAAGCCGGCCGGCCGCATCCAGATGCTCCTGCGTTCCGATGTCGTGCCCATGACAGCAG AGAATTTCCGCTGCCTGTGCACCCATGAAAAGGGCTTTGGCTTTAAGGGAAGCAGCTTCCACCGCATCATCCCCCAGTTCATGTGCCAGGGCGGTGATTTCACAAACCACAACGGCACTGGGGGCAAGTCCATTTATGGGAAGAAGTTCGACGATGAAAACTTTATCCTCAAGCACACGGGACCAG GTCTACTCTCCATGGCCAACTCTGGCCCAAACACCAATGGCTCTCAGTTCTTCCTGACATGTGACAAGACAGACTGGCTGGATGGCAAGCACGTGGTGTTTGGAGAGGTCACCGAAGGCCTAGATGTCTTGCGGCAAATTGAG GCCCAGGGCAGCAAGGACGGGAAGCCAAAGCAAAAGGTGATCATCGCCGACTGTGGGGAGTACGTGTGA
- the PPIE gene encoding peptidyl-prolyl cis-trans isomerase E isoform X2, translating to MNESELFGRTIRVNLAKPMRIKEGSSRPVWSDDDWLKKFSGKTLEENKEEEGSEPPKAETQEGEPAAKKARSNPQVYMDIKIGNKPAGRIQMLLRSDVVPMTAENFRCLCTHEKGFGFKGSSFHRIIPQFMCQGGDFTNHNGTGGKSIYGKKFDDENFILKHTGPGLLSMANSGPNTNGSQFFLTCDKTDWLDGKHVVFGEVTEGLDVLRQIEAQGSKDGKPKQKVIIADCGEYV from the exons ATG AATGAATCTGAGCTTTTTGGACGTACAATTCGTGTCAATTTGGCCAAACCAATGAGAATTAAGGAAGGCTCTTCCAGGCCAG TTTGGTCAGATGATGACTGGTTGAAGAAGTTTTCTGGGAAGACGCTTGAAGAGAATAAAGAGGAAGAAGGGTCAGAGCCTCCCAAAGCAGAGACCCAGGAA GGAGAGCCTGCTGCTAAAAAGGCCCGGTCAAATCCTCAGGTGTACATGGACATCAAGATTGGGAACAAGCCGGCCGGCCGCATCCAGATGCTCCTGCGTTCCGATGTCGTGCCCATGACAGCAG AGAATTTCCGCTGCCTGTGCACCCATGAAAAGGGCTTTGGCTTTAAGGGAAGCAGCTTCCACCGCATCATCCCCCAGTTCATGTGCCAGGGCGGTGATTTCACAAACCACAACGGCACTGGGGGCAAGTCCATTTATGGGAAGAAGTTCGACGATGAAAACTTTATCCTCAAGCACACGGGACCAG GTCTACTCTCCATGGCCAACTCTGGCCCAAACACCAATGGCTCTCAGTTCTTCCTGACATGTGACAAGACAGACTGGCTGGATGGCAAGCACGTGGTGTTTGGAGAGGTCACCGAAGGCCTAGATGTCTTGCGGCAAATTGAG GCCCAGGGCAGCAAGGACGGGAAGCCAAAGCAAAAGGTGATCATCGCCGACTGTGGGGAGTACGTGTGA